A window from Primulina eburnea isolate SZY01 chromosome 2, ASM2296580v1, whole genome shotgun sequence encodes these proteins:
- the LOC140823597 gene encoding transcription factor MYB44-like, protein MAANIHKTDTDRIKGPWSPEEDDLLQHLVQKHGPRNWSLISKSIVGRSGKSCRLRWCNQLSPQVEHRVFSPDEDRIIIRAHAKFGNKWATIARLLSGRTDNAIKNHWNSTLKRKCDEGGGDSSFAGFEIHQEQPPLKRSASEGSGLPVYFSPGSPSCSDVSDSSLPVVSGSNLYKPVARPGGVSPRKLEVGSAGGDPPTSLSLSLPGSDSSESTSLKIDLTEAKRNQTPPPPPPPTPLLSLAASPKPLAVAASATSLAVQIPQQEKVFTPFSAELMAVMQEMIKTEVRNYMTGLDQHQKKLFHHQQQQHYIQQQIQQQVQQMGMCMQQANVNERLRNPTINRLGTSRID, encoded by the coding sequence ATGGCAGCGAATATCCACAAAACGGATACGGATCGGATCAAGGGTCCGTGGAGCCCCGAAGAAGACGACCTTCTACAGCATTTGGTGCAGAAGCACGGCCCCAGAAACTGGTCCCTTATCAGCAAATCCATCGTCGGGAGGTCGGGGAAGAGCTGCCGCCTCAGGTGGTGTAATCAGCTCTCTCCGCAGGTGGAGCATCGGGTTTTCAGCCCGGATGAGGATCGGATCATCATTCGGGCCCATGCCAAGTTCGGAAACAAATGGGCCACCATAGCCCGTCTTCTCTCGGGTCGGACCGATAACGCGATCAAGAATCACTGGAACTCGACCCTCAAGCGCAAGTGCGATGAGGGTGGCGGTGATAGCAGTTTTGCGGGGTTTGAGATTCACCAGGAGCAGCCGCCGTTGAAGAGATCCGCCAGTGAAGGGTCGGGTCTACCCGTTTACTTCAGCCCAGGCAGCCCGTCTTGCTCTGACGTAAGCGACTCGAGTTTGCCGGTGGTGTCCGGGTCGAATTTGTATAAACCCGTGGCGAGACCCGGTGGAGTCTCGCCGAGGAAACTAGAAGTAGGATCCGCCGGCGGCGATCCTCCGACGAGTCTTAGCCTCTCTCTTCCAGGGTCGGATTCATCCGAGTCGACGAGTCTCAAGATTGACTTGACTGAGGCAAAAAGGAACCAAACTCCACCCCCACCCCCGCCGCCGACGCCTCTGCTTTCGTTGGCAGCGTCGCCTAAGCCCTTAGCTGTTGCTGCGTCGGCCACTTCGTTGGCGGTTCAGATACCGCAGCAGGAGAAGGTGTTCACACCATTCAGTGCGGAACTGATGGCCGTGATGCAGGAGATGATAAAAACAGAGGTGCGGAACTATATGACGGGATTGGATCAGCATCAAAAGAAACTTTTCCACCATCAACAGCAGCAGCATTACATCCaacagcagattcagcagcAGGTTCAGCAGATGGGGATGTGCATGCAACAAGCCAATGTCAACGAGAGACTAAGGAATCCAACCATAAATCGCCTTGGAACCAGCAGAATCGATTAA